In a genomic window of Dyadobacter fermentans DSM 18053:
- the ald gene encoding alanine dehydrogenase, translating to MTIGVPKEIKNNENRVALTPAGVTELRKHGHTVYVQAEAGKGSGFTDEQYAQAGASILPTIEEVYGIAEMIIKVKEPIASEYPLIKENQLLFTYFHFASSEPLTHAMIERKAVCLAYETVEKTDRSLPLLVPMSEVAGRMAIQEGAKYLEKPMGGFGILLGGVAGVKPANVLVLGGGIVGTQSAKMAAGLGANVTIMDISLPRLRYLEDIMPANVDTVMSNEYNIRELIQGANLIIGGVLIPGAKAPSLITRDMLKLMKPGTVMVDVAIDQGGCFETSKATTHEDPIYEVDGVVHYCVANMPGAVPYTSTLALTNATLPYALQLANQGWKQACSTNEELRRGLNVVHGKVVFKGVAEAWHLPYTDVKELF from the coding sequence ATGACCATTGGCGTCCCCAAAGAAATCAAGAACAACGAGAACCGGGTAGCTTTAACGCCCGCAGGAGTCACAGAGCTGCGTAAGCACGGACACACAGTGTACGTGCAGGCGGAAGCGGGCAAAGGCAGCGGATTTACCGACGAACAGTATGCGCAAGCCGGAGCGAGCATTCTCCCCACCATCGAAGAAGTTTACGGCATTGCCGAAATGATTATAAAGGTAAAAGAGCCCATTGCGAGTGAATACCCACTAATTAAAGAAAACCAGCTCCTGTTCACCTACTTCCACTTCGCGTCCTCCGAGCCCCTCACCCACGCGATGATCGAGCGCAAAGCAGTTTGCCTCGCCTACGAAACCGTCGAAAAAACAGACAGAAGCCTTCCATTACTCGTTCCGATGAGCGAAGTAGCCGGCCGAATGGCAATCCAGGAAGGTGCCAAATACCTTGAAAAACCGATGGGCGGCTTTGGTATCCTGCTCGGCGGCGTGGCAGGCGTGAAACCGGCCAATGTGCTGGTGCTCGGCGGCGGCATTGTAGGAACGCAATCGGCGAAGATGGCCGCAGGACTGGGAGCGAATGTAACGATTATGGATATCAGCCTGCCCCGGCTGCGCTACCTGGAAGACATTATGCCCGCGAATGTGGACACGGTGATGTCCAACGAATACAATATCCGCGAGCTCATCCAGGGCGCCAACCTGATCATCGGCGGCGTATTGATTCCTGGCGCGAAAGCCCCGTCGCTTATTACCCGCGACATGCTCAAACTCATGAAGCCCGGCACCGTGATGGTGGACGTGGCGATCGACCAGGGCGGCTGCTTCGAAACATCCAAAGCAACCACACACGAAGATCCGATCTACGAAGTGGACGGCGTCGTACATTATTGCGTGGCCAACATGCCGGGCGCGGTACCTTACACCTCCACCCTCGCATTAACCAACGCTACCCTCCCCTATGCCCTGCAACTGGCCAACCAGGGCTGGAAGCAGGCTTGCTCCACCAACGAGGAGCTGCGCAGGGGATTGAATGTCGTTCACGGAAAAGTAGTATTTAAAGGTGTTGCCGAAGCATGGCATTTGCCTTATACGGACGTCAAAGAATTATTCTGA
- a CDS encoding Lrp/AsnC family transcriptional regulator has product MQPDQTDRKILDLLQNNAQMTIKEIASKINLSVTPVHERIRKLEKEGFIDKYVCLLNRRKLGKSLVVYCNVTLDKQRKESFEDFNQAIVQMPEVLECSVVSGNFDYMLKVVVEDGEAYNQFYQHKLSALSSVLHISSYFVISEIKYTTGIAVL; this is encoded by the coding sequence ATGCAGCCCGACCAGACCGACCGCAAGATTCTGGATTTACTACAAAACAATGCCCAGATGACGATCAAGGAGATCGCGAGCAAGATCAACTTGTCGGTCACGCCGGTGCATGAGCGCATCCGGAAGCTTGAAAAAGAGGGGTTTATCGATAAATATGTATGCTTGCTGAACCGGCGGAAATTGGGGAAAAGCCTCGTCGTGTATTGCAATGTAACGCTCGATAAGCAGCGGAAAGAGAGCTTCGAGGACTTCAACCAGGCCATTGTGCAAATGCCCGAAGTGCTGGAATGCTCGGTTGTTTCGGGCAACTTCGATTACATGCTGAAAGTGGTCGTCGAGGACGGCGAGGCGTACAATCAGTTTTACCAGCATAAACTTTCTGCCCTGTCGAGCGTGTTACACATCAGCAGTTATTTCGTAATTTCCGAGATCAAGTACACCACCGGAATCGCTGTTTTATAA
- a CDS encoding SPASM domain-containing protein, whose amino-acid sequence MNKNFKDGLNLMSKVTPKRAWNAMQILGSYFYSKMTGNPVHWGMPIAISFEPTTSCNLRCPECPSGLRSFTRPTGMMEEKLYKRTIDELGNTLLYLIFYFQGEPYLHPKFFELVKYASAKGIYTATSTNAHYLTDEKARKTVESGLDRLIISIDGTTQDVYQQYRVGGNLEKVLEGTRNIIKWKKELKSATPHVIFQFLVVKPNEHQIEDVKKLAEEMGVDEVGLKTAQIYDYEEGSDLIPTIEKYSRYQAQADGKYSIKNKFVDHCWKMWHSCVITWDGAVVPCCFDKDAEYKLGDMKTSTFRQLWKGKKYRDFRASLIRSRSEIEMCKNCTEGTQVWA is encoded by the coding sequence ATGAACAAGAATTTTAAGGATGGCCTGAACCTGATGTCGAAAGTGACGCCGAAGCGTGCCTGGAACGCAATGCAGATATTGGGGAGCTATTTTTATTCCAAAATGACGGGTAACCCGGTGCATTGGGGAATGCCGATCGCAATTTCTTTCGAACCGACCACTTCCTGCAACCTCCGCTGCCCCGAATGCCCCAGCGGCCTCCGATCCTTCACAAGGCCGACGGGGATGATGGAGGAAAAGTTGTATAAAAGAACCATCGACGAGCTCGGCAATACCTTATTGTATCTCATATTCTACTTCCAGGGCGAGCCCTACCTGCATCCGAAATTCTTCGAACTGGTAAAATATGCCAGTGCCAAGGGCATTTACACGGCTACTTCCACCAATGCGCATTACCTCACCGACGAGAAAGCGCGTAAAACCGTGGAATCCGGCCTGGATCGCCTCATTATTTCCATTGACGGCACCACGCAGGACGTGTACCAGCAATACCGCGTCGGCGGGAACCTGGAAAAAGTGCTGGAAGGAACGCGCAACATTATTAAATGGAAGAAGGAATTGAAATCGGCGACGCCGCATGTGATCTTCCAGTTCCTCGTCGTGAAACCGAACGAGCACCAGATCGAGGACGTGAAAAAGCTGGCCGAGGAAATGGGTGTGGATGAAGTAGGTTTGAAAACGGCGCAGATTTACGATTATGAAGAAGGCTCCGACCTCATCCCTACCATTGAAAAGTACTCCCGCTACCAGGCACAGGCCGACGGCAAATATTCGATCAAAAACAAATTCGTGGACCACTGCTGGAAAATGTGGCATTCGTGCGTGATCACGTGGGACGGTGCCGTGGTGCCCTGCTGCTTCGATAAAGACGCCGAGTACAAGCTGGGCGACATGAAAACTTCGACCTTCCGCCAACTTTGGAAAGGCAAGAAGTACCGCGACTTCCGCGCTTCGTTGATCCGATCTCGTTCAGAGATAGAGATGTGCAAGAACTGTACGGAAGGCACGCAGGTGTGGGCGTGA
- a CDS encoding ParA family protein, translating to MGKVIAIANQKGGVGKTTTAINLAASLAALEFRTLIIDADPQANSTSGLGFNPQEMENSIYECMVEQAKTSEIILQTDFPNLNLLPSHIDLVGAEIEMINLKNREHRMKDAIAEVRDDYDFIIIDCSPSLGLITINSLTAADSVIIPVQCEYFALEGLGKLLNTITIIQSRLNTNLIIEGILLTMYDLRLRLSNQVVTEVTNHFESLVFNTIIPRNVRISEAPSFGIPVMAQDSDSKGAVSYLNLAREILSKNGLLSSDRVN from the coding sequence ATGGGCAAAGTAATTGCAATTGCAAACCAAAAGGGAGGCGTAGGGAAAACCACCACTGCTATTAACCTTGCGGCCAGTTTGGCCGCGCTAGAATTCCGCACACTCATCATCGACGCCGATCCACAGGCCAATTCAACCTCAGGGCTTGGTTTCAACCCGCAGGAGATGGAAAACAGCATTTACGAATGCATGGTGGAGCAGGCGAAGACATCCGAAATTATCCTGCAAACCGATTTCCCGAACCTGAACCTGCTGCCGTCGCATATCGACCTGGTGGGTGCGGAGATCGAGATGATTAACCTTAAAAACAGGGAGCATAGAATGAAGGACGCCATCGCCGAAGTGCGCGATGATTACGACTTCATCATCATCGACTGCTCACCATCATTAGGCCTTATCACAATCAACAGCCTTACCGCCGCCGACTCGGTGATCATTCCCGTGCAATGCGAGTATTTTGCATTGGAGGGATTGGGTAAGTTGCTCAATACCATTACCATCATTCAGTCGCGACTGAATACGAACCTGATCATCGAGGGCATCCTGCTCACGATGTACGACCTCCGCCTGCGTCTGTCCAACCAGGTGGTGACCGAGGTTACCAACCACTTCGAATCTCTTGTTTTCAATACCATTATACCTCGTAACGTACGTATCAGTGAGGCGCCTAGCTTCGGGATTCCTGTGATGGCGCAGGATTCGGACAGCAAAGGGGCCGTCAGCTATCTGAACCTTGCAAGAGAGATTCTCAGTAAAAACGGTTTGCTCTCGTCCGACAGGGTGAACTGA